A genomic region of Zea mays cultivar B73 chromosome 6, Zm-B73-REFERENCE-NAM-5.0, whole genome shotgun sequence contains the following coding sequences:
- the LOC103629037 gene encoding uncharacterized protein isoform X2, whose amino-acid sequence MGEKMQCGSQLIDSYIKQCGQKIRRFAEELGCNSPMRVERRKRKVAYEKRAQEAREMPAARAEEEMLDNLAGHLCTKIGCTGKHIVEEARARYVEQKMAEVELLAEEEGDTSRLSELLELAETGLHVEEEEFMSQAADQAEAAHYKRKADEASAGVMLLAQEEENELISQAADVVEAAYYKRKAEEGNAGQSSKWNNIVIEDCATDDTDDELLTDYVSD is encoded by the exons ATGGGAGAGAAGATGCAGTGTGGATCTCAGCTCATTGATTCGTACATTAAACAGTGCGGACAGAAGATACGTAGGTTTGCCGAAGAACTTGGCTGTAATAGCCCGATGCGTGTTGAGCGGAGAAAAAGGAAGGTGGCTTACGAGAAGAGGGCACAGGAGGCTAGGGAAATGCCGGCGGCCAGAGCCGAGGAGGAAATGCTGGACAATCTTGCTGGTCATCTGTGTACCA AGATTGGATGCACCGGGAAGCACATCGTAGAGGAGGCCCGTGCAAGATACGTGGAGCAGAAAATGGCAGAGGTGGAGTTGCTGGCGGAGGAGGAAGGCGACACTTCAAGATTGAGTGAGCTTCTGGAGCTAGCTGAGACTGGATTACATGTGGAGGAGGAGGAATTTATGTCTCAGGCTGCCGATCAAGCAGAGGCCGCTCATTACAAGCGAAAGGCAGATGAGGCAAGTGCAGGTGTAATGTTGTTGGCCCAGGAGGAGGAGAACGAGTTAATATCCCAGGCTGCAGATGTGGTGGAAGCAGCATACTACAAGAGAAAGGCCGAGGAGGGAAATGCAGGACAATCAAGCAAGTGGAACAATATTGTGATTGAGGATTGTGCGACGGATGACACAGACGACGAGTTGCTTACTGATTATGTTTCGGACTGA
- the LOC103629037 gene encoding uncharacterized protein isoform X1 has product MVDYEEETRKCTWEYYDDKDEVKHEIRSNKLMGEKMQCGSQLIDSYIKQCGQKIRRFAEELGCNSPMRVERRKRKVAYEKRAQEAREMPAARAEEEMLDNLAGHLCTKIGCTGKHIVEEARARYVEQKMAEVELLAEEEGDTSRLSELLELAETGLHVEEEEFMSQAADQAEAAHYKRKADEASAGVMLLAQEEENELISQAADVVEAAYYKRKAEEGNAGQSSKWNNIVIEDCATDDTDDELLTDYVSD; this is encoded by the exons ATGGTAGACTACGAAGAG GAGACCAGGAAATGCACTTGGGAGTACTACGATGATAAAGATGAAGTGAAGCATGAGATAAGGTCGAACAAACTCATGGGAGAGAAGATGCAGTGTGGATCTCAGCTCATTGATTCGTACATTAAACAGTGCGGACAGAAGATACGTAGGTTTGCCGAAGAACTTGGCTGTAATAGCCCGATGCGTGTTGAGCGGAGAAAAAGGAAGGTGGCTTACGAGAAGAGGGCACAGGAGGCTAGGGAAATGCCGGCGGCCAGAGCCGAGGAGGAAATGCTGGACAATCTTGCTGGTCATCTGTGTACCA AGATTGGATGCACCGGGAAGCACATCGTAGAGGAGGCCCGTGCAAGATACGTGGAGCAGAAAATGGCAGAGGTGGAGTTGCTGGCGGAGGAGGAAGGCGACACTTCAAGATTGAGTGAGCTTCTGGAGCTAGCTGAGACTGGATTACATGTGGAGGAGGAGGAATTTATGTCTCAGGCTGCCGATCAAGCAGAGGCCGCTCATTACAAGCGAAAGGCAGATGAGGCAAGTGCAGGTGTAATGTTGTTGGCCCAGGAGGAGGAGAACGAGTTAATATCCCAGGCTGCAGATGTGGTGGAAGCAGCATACTACAAGAGAAAGGCCGAGGAGGGAAATGCAGGACAATCAAGCAAGTGGAACAATATTGTGATTGAGGATTGTGCGACGGATGACACAGACGACGAGTTGCTTACTGATTATGTTTCGGACTGA